A genomic stretch from Shewanella woodyi ATCC 51908 includes:
- a CDS encoding MucB/RseB C-terminal domain-containing protein, protein MRLFLLALLVLHFPAMAQEDMSAKAWLENMSQALREQEYKISLIQLQADHIRPLVYIHGKIEDKEVAFLEHLNGPPKNAVRVGNTVTFIEHDQPAYSINASRIQGILPPAFAGDISSLESGYQFVLGGRSRLAGRPGQLVRIIPVDGFRYGYQVWLDMDTFLPLRYDMLTQDKQLLEQILVVELLVLDDVPAILNEAYKQPWPGVIAQPTRDAGDNWKFKWLPEGFNVLVKDSHRLMGSHEAVEYIALSDGIANISVYVARAGDAVMPEELVTRNGLSLATERIGNAEVVAVGKVPAETLSRIAKSITIE, encoded by the coding sequence TTGCGTCTTTTCCTGTTAGCACTGTTAGTTTTACATTTTCCTGCGATGGCGCAAGAAGATATGTCGGCAAAGGCTTGGCTTGAAAATATGAGTCAGGCCTTGCGTGAGCAAGAGTACAAAATCTCCCTTATCCAACTTCAAGCGGATCATATCCGTCCTTTAGTCTACATCCATGGCAAGATTGAAGATAAAGAAGTTGCGTTTCTAGAGCACCTTAATGGTCCACCTAAAAATGCGGTAAGAGTTGGAAATACCGTTACTTTTATCGAACATGATCAACCTGCCTACAGCATCAATGCGAGCCGTATTCAAGGCATTTTGCCGCCTGCTTTTGCCGGAGACATCTCGTCTTTGGAATCGGGTTACCAATTTGTATTAGGTGGTCGTAGCCGCTTAGCGGGGCGTCCGGGTCAGTTAGTGCGTATCATTCCTGTCGATGGCTTTAGATATGGCTATCAAGTCTGGTTAGATATGGATACGTTCCTACCGCTACGTTACGACATGTTGACCCAAGATAAGCAGCTACTTGAGCAGATCTTAGTGGTTGAGCTGTTAGTGCTCGATGATGTGCCTGCGATACTGAACGAAGCTTATAAGCAGCCTTGGCCTGGGGTTATTGCTCAACCCACCAGAGATGCTGGTGATAACTGGAAGTTTAAGTGGTTACCTGAAGGGTTTAACGTTTTAGTCAAAGACAGTCACAGGTTAATGGGCAGCCACGAAGCGGTTGAATATATCGCGCTTAGTGATGGTATAGCCAATATTTCTGTCTATGTTGCTAGAGCGGGTGATGCCGTTATGCCTGAAGAGTTAGTCACGAGAAATGGACTCTCTTTAGCTACAGAGCGGATCGGTAATGCGGAAGTGGTTGCTGTAGGTAAAGTGCCTGCTGAAACCCTATCTCGCATCGCTAAAAGCATCACCATAGAGTAG
- the recO gene encoding DNA repair protein RecO gives MLRGYVLHTRPFTDSSVLVNMLVDGQGRVDCVARLGSGKTSIKSILQPFQPLIFELSGRSNLKNLIRVESASPAVPISGEVSFAGFYLNELMVRCISVDHGAEEIFFVYHKTLMAMAAGFCQSQLRYFELSLLKEIGLMPTLNVDIAQDAIEADYYYRLLPDEGFVNALGPKTSHYSGEMLLSLESHTLQAEHFKQAKHLMRLLLAPCLGDKPLKSRALFKTKSQYAK, from the coding sequence ATGCTGCGTGGATATGTGCTTCATACTCGCCCTTTTACTGACTCAAGTGTCTTGGTCAATATGCTTGTCGATGGTCAGGGCCGCGTTGATTGTGTGGCTCGCTTAGGCAGTGGTAAAACGTCTATTAAAAGTATACTTCAGCCATTTCAGCCGCTGATTTTTGAACTCTCTGGCCGTAGCAACTTAAAGAATCTGATCCGAGTCGAGTCTGCTAGCCCGGCGGTGCCTATCAGTGGTGAGGTGAGTTTTGCGGGGTTTTATCTTAATGAGCTAATGGTGCGCTGTATCAGTGTTGACCATGGCGCTGAGGAGATCTTTTTCGTTTACCACAAAACCTTAATGGCAATGGCTGCTGGTTTTTGTCAGAGCCAGCTTCGCTATTTTGAGTTGAGTCTGCTTAAAGAGATAGGTTTGATGCCAACACTCAATGTGGATATCGCCCAAGATGCGATAGAGGCGGATTACTACTACAGATTGCTGCCCGATGAGGGATTTGTTAACGCCTTAGGGCCAAAAACATCACACTACAGCGGTGAGATGTTGCTGTCGCTAGAGAGCCACACACTGCAAGCTGAGCATTTTAAGCAGGCAAAGCATCTGATGCGCCTGCTATTGGCTCCCTGCTTAGGCGATAAGCCCCTTAAGTCTCGCGCGCTGTTTAAAACTAAATCTCAATATGCAAAATAA
- the pdxJ gene encoding pyridoxine 5'-phosphate synthase, with product MSRILLGVNIDHIATLRQARGTSYPDPVHAAAVAEHAGAEGITVHLREDRRHIVDRDIYLLAKTLKTRMNFEMAVTDEMLDIACEVKPAYVCLVPEKREELTTEGGLDVAGQMGKIESAVQRLTDIGVKVSLFIDADKTQIDAAVAVGAPVIEIHTGCYADATNDADQAKELARITEMATYAHGKGLVVNAGHGLHYHNVKPIAAIPELYELNIGHAIIARAAIDGLATAVKDMKQLMNEGRRGE from the coding sequence ATGAGCCGTATCCTACTAGGCGTTAATATCGATCATATAGCAACATTACGTCAGGCCCGTGGGACATCGTACCCAGATCCTGTCCATGCCGCCGCTGTCGCTGAGCATGCGGGCGCCGAAGGGATCACCGTTCACCTGCGTGAAGATAGACGCCATATCGTCGATAGAGATATCTATTTGCTGGCTAAAACTTTAAAAACCCGCATGAATTTTGAGATGGCTGTCACCGACGAGATGCTAGATATCGCCTGTGAGGTTAAACCCGCTTATGTGTGTTTAGTACCGGAAAAGCGTGAAGAGTTAACCACTGAAGGGGGCTTAGATGTTGCCGGTCAGATGGGAAAAATTGAATCGGCGGTGCAGCGTCTTACTGATATCGGTGTGAAGGTTTCACTGTTTATCGATGCAGATAAAACCCAAATAGATGCCGCTGTCGCTGTAGGAGCACCAGTTATCGAAATTCACACTGGCTGCTACGCTGATGCCACTAATGATGCGGATCAAGCTAAAGAGCTAGCCCGTATCACAGAGATGGCAACTTACGCACATGGCAAAGGCTTAGTGGTAAATGCAGGTCATGGGCTTCATTATCATAATGTTAAGCCAATAGCCGCTATTCCTGAGCTGTATGAGCTCAATATTGGTCATGCGATCATTGCCCGTGCTGCCATCGATGGCTTAGCGACAGCGGTTAAAGATATGAAGCAGCTAATGAATGAAGGCCGTAGAGGCGAATAG
- a CDS encoding SoxR reducing system RseC family protein — MMEEMAKVLESDGKGWVTVEVQVKNACNHCDNSESCGTSAVSKAFSPKVQRFSIPSDRQYQAGELLKLGLPESVLLKAAALVYLLPLLGLFFGVAVASFITFMFNLTSGDFVVIPFAIAGALLFWAKGKKMAKRMEDDTQPVIISHLGHSI; from the coding sequence ATGATGGAAGAGATGGCAAAGGTGCTCGAGTCTGATGGAAAGGGCTGGGTAACAGTTGAGGTTCAGGTTAAAAATGCCTGCAATCATTGTGACAACAGCGAGTCATGTGGCACCTCTGCGGTTTCAAAAGCCTTCTCACCTAAAGTGCAACGTTTCTCTATTCCATCGGATCGCCAGTATCAAGCTGGCGAACTGTTGAAACTTGGACTGCCCGAAAGCGTACTGTTAAAAGCGGCGGCATTGGTTTATCTGTTACCTTTGCTGGGACTATTTTTCGGTGTCGCTGTGGCCTCTTTTATTACCTTTATGTTTAATCTAACCTCTGGCGATTTTGTGGTCATTCCATTTGCTATCGCCGGCGCTCTGCTGTTTTGGGCTAAGGGTAAAAAAATGGCCAAGCGCATGGAGGATGACACCCAGCCAGTGATTATTTCTCATCTAGGCCACTCCATTTAG
- the rnc gene encoding ribonuclease III, translating into MEPIKNIPRLCRTLGYDFSELALLDHALTHRSAASKHNERLEFLGDSILSIIISDALYHQFPKATEGDLSRMRATLVCGKMLAEIGFEFKLGDYLKLGPGELKSGGFRRESIIADAVEAIIGAVYLDSDLEVTRSLVLGWYKTRLETIQPINQKDPKTLLQELLQGYKKPLPVYKVTDIRGEAHAQTFTIECYVEELRKPVVGVASSRRKAEQLAAAQALELIKR; encoded by the coding sequence ATGGAACCGATTAAGAACATACCTAGACTGTGTAGAACCTTAGGTTATGACTTTAGTGAATTAGCACTGCTTGATCATGCGCTGACACACCGCAGCGCGGCGAGTAAACACAATGAAAGGTTAGAGTTCCTTGGGGATTCTATACTCTCTATTATTATCTCTGATGCGCTTTATCATCAGTTTCCTAAAGCGACAGAGGGAGATCTTAGCCGTATGCGAGCCACATTAGTGTGTGGCAAAATGCTGGCTGAGATCGGCTTTGAATTTAAGTTAGGCGACTACTTAAAGCTTGGCCCTGGTGAGTTGAAAAGCGGCGGCTTCCGCCGTGAGTCAATTATTGCCGACGCCGTAGAGGCGATAATTGGTGCAGTCTACTTAGATTCCGATCTGGAAGTGACTCGCAGCTTAGTGCTTGGCTGGTACAAGACACGTCTTGAAACCATTCAACCTATAAATCAAAAAGATCCGAAAACCTTGTTGCAAGAGTTGTTGCAGGGTTATAAAAAACCGCTCCCTGTCTATAAAGTGACAGATATTAGAGGGGAAGCGCACGCGCAAACCTTTACAATAGAGTGTTATGTTGAAGAGTTGCGTAAACCCGTTGTTGGGGTTGCGAGTTCCCGAAGAAAAGCCGAGCAGCTTGCCGCTGCACAGGCTTTGGAGTTAATAAAACGATGA
- the rpoE gene encoding RNA polymerase sigma factor RpoE: MSGQISDQQLVERVQQGDKNAFNLLVQKYQNKVMSLISRYVRNQADVGDVAQEAFIKAYRALPNFRGESAFYTWLYRIAVNTAKNHLVAQGRRAPANDIDAEEAEYYDGSDALKEFASPERLMMSDQIQKVVFDTLDTLPEELKMAISLRELDGMSYEEIANVMDCPVGTVRSRIFRAREAIDKKLQPLLEQ, from the coding sequence ATGAGTGGACAAATAAGTGATCAACAGTTAGTTGAACGGGTACAGCAGGGAGATAAGAACGCCTTTAACCTCTTAGTGCAGAAGTATCAAAATAAGGTCATGAGCCTGATCTCACGTTACGTACGTAATCAGGCTGATGTTGGAGATGTCGCTCAGGAAGCTTTTATTAAAGCCTACAGAGCACTGCCAAACTTCAGAGGCGAAAGTGCATTCTATACTTGGTTGTATCGGATTGCGGTTAATACCGCGAAAAACCATTTAGTGGCACAGGGGCGACGCGCTCCTGCAAATGATATCGATGCTGAAGAAGCTGAGTATTATGATGGTAGCGATGCGTTAAAGGAGTTTGCATCTCCGGAGCGCTTAATGATGTCAGATCAGATCCAGAAAGTGGTCTTTGACACATTAGATACCTTGCCAGAAGAGTTAAAGATGGCGATTTCGTTGCGTGAACTCGATGGGATGAGTTACGAAGAGATAGCTAATGTAATGGATTGTCCAGTGGGAACAGTAAGATCGCGTATCTTCAGAGCTCGTGAGGCGATCGATAAAAAGCTCCAACCTTTGTTAGAGCAGTAA
- the era gene encoding GTPase Era yields the protein MSKKDSNSKSEPSLDDLLAQMNNPSSAAKYDVTYCGMVAIVGRPNVGKSTLLNNLLGQKISITSKKPQTTRHRIMGIHTDAERQVVFIDTPGLHIEEKRAINRLMNRAAASSLAEVSLVIFVVDGMTWTDDDEMVLRKLQSRDDGRKTVLAVNKVDNIKDKEELFPYLEELSKKFPFDEILPISATKGTNVQRILDMSVESVPESPHFFPEDYVTDRSQKFMASEIVREKLMRFLGDELPYDCTVEIEQFKMMENGVYQINALVLVERETQKRMVIGNKGERIKKISSAARMDMEVLFDNKVFLEMWVKVKSGWADDERALRSLGYGDE from the coding sequence ATGAGCAAGAAAGATAGCAACAGTAAGAGTGAGCCGAGTTTAGACGATCTGTTAGCGCAGATGAATAACCCGTCATCGGCGGCTAAATATGATGTAACTTACTGTGGCATGGTAGCTATCGTTGGGCGTCCTAACGTAGGTAAATCGACACTACTGAACAATCTGCTTGGGCAGAAGATCAGTATCACCTCTAAGAAGCCGCAGACAACGCGTCACCGCATCATGGGAATCCATACCGATGCTGAGCGTCAAGTGGTGTTTATCGACACACCAGGTCTTCACATTGAAGAGAAACGTGCCATTAACCGTTTGATGAACCGTGCTGCAGCCAGTTCGTTAGCGGAGGTCAGCTTAGTTATCTTTGTTGTCGATGGCATGACCTGGACCGATGATGATGAGATGGTGTTGCGTAAGCTACAGAGCCGTGACGATGGTCGTAAAACGGTTTTGGCAGTCAACAAGGTTGATAATATCAAGGATAAGGAGGAGCTATTTCCCTACCTTGAAGAGTTATCGAAGAAGTTTCCTTTCGATGAAATTTTGCCTATCTCTGCCACTAAAGGCACCAATGTGCAACGTATCTTAGATATGTCGGTAGAATCTGTGCCAGAATCTCCACACTTCTTCCCTGAAGATTATGTGACCGATCGCTCGCAGAAGTTTATGGCATCTGAGATCGTACGTGAAAAACTGATGCGCTTCTTAGGTGATGAGCTTCCCTATGATTGCACGGTAGAGATTGAACAGTTTAAGATGATGGAAAATGGTGTCTATCAGATCAATGCCTTAGTGCTAGTTGAGCGAGAGACCCAAAAGCGTATGGTTATCGGTAACAAGGGTGAGCGCATTAAGAAGATCAGCTCCGCAGCGCGTATGGATATGGAGGTTTTATTTGATAATAAAGTCTTCCTTGAGATGTGGGTGAAGGTGAAGTCTGGTTGGGCTGATGATGAGCGCGCACTGCGTAGCTTAGGCTATGGCGACGAGTAA
- the lepA gene encoding translation elongation factor 4 yields MKHIRNFSIIAHIDHGKSTLSDRLIQECGGLSDREMAAQVLDSMDIERERGITIKAQSVTLDYKALDGETYQLNFIDTPGHVDFSYEVSRSLAACEGALLVVDAGQGVEAQTLANCYTALEMDMDVVPVLNKIDLPQADPERVADEIEDIVGIEAADAVRCSAKTGIGIKDVLEVIVAQIPPPEGDTEGPLQALIIDSWFDSYLGVVSLVRIKNGILKKGDKFKVMSTGQTYNADRVGIFTPKQTDTAELKTGEVGFVIAGIKEIHGAPVGDTLTHAKHGAEKPLGGFKKVKPQVYAGVFPISTDDYESFRDALNKLSLNDASLFFEPETSSALGFGFRIGFLGLLHMEIIQERLEREYNLDLITTAPTVVYEIVKTSGDTIYVDNPSDLPAINNIAEMREPIVETNILVPKDYLGNVITLCVEKRGVQKNMVYHGNQVAITYELPMAEVVMDFFDRLKSTSRGYASLEYNFVRFEPADMVRLDILINGDRVDALAMIIHKGLIRTKGLALVNKMKELIPRQMFDIAVQAAVGSQIIARSSIKAMRKDVTAKCYGGDVSRKKKLLNKQKEGKKRMKSVGNVEVPQEAFLAVLKLND; encoded by the coding sequence ATGAAGCACATTAGAAACTTTTCGATTATTGCCCATATCGATCACGGCAAATCAACACTTTCAGACCGATTGATTCAAGAATGTGGCGGTCTTTCTGATCGTGAAATGGCAGCCCAAGTTCTAGATTCAATGGACATTGAGCGTGAGCGTGGTATCACCATTAAAGCCCAGAGCGTCACCTTAGATTATAAAGCGTTAGATGGCGAAACTTACCAGCTAAACTTTATTGATACCCCAGGTCACGTCGATTTCTCCTATGAAGTTTCTCGCTCTTTGGCTGCTTGTGAAGGTGCGCTGCTCGTTGTTGATGCAGGCCAAGGTGTTGAAGCACAAACACTTGCCAACTGTTACACCGCCCTTGAGATGGATATGGACGTAGTGCCTGTTCTGAACAAGATTGACCTACCACAGGCCGATCCAGAGCGTGTAGCGGATGAGATTGAAGATATCGTGGGTATCGAAGCGGCCGATGCCGTTCGTTGCTCGGCTAAAACCGGTATTGGTATTAAAGATGTACTTGAAGTCATTGTCGCGCAGATCCCACCGCCAGAAGGTGATACAGAGGGACCGCTTCAGGCTTTGATTATCGATTCTTGGTTCGACAGCTATCTAGGCGTCGTATCATTGGTTCGAATTAAAAATGGCATATTGAAGAAAGGCGATAAGTTTAAGGTGATGTCCACAGGACAAACCTATAACGCCGATCGAGTAGGTATCTTTACGCCAAAGCAAACCGACACAGCAGAGCTGAAAACCGGTGAAGTAGGGTTTGTTATTGCGGGTATTAAAGAGATCCACGGTGCACCAGTTGGTGATACCTTAACCCATGCTAAACATGGTGCTGAAAAGCCACTGGGTGGATTTAAAAAGGTGAAGCCTCAGGTTTATGCTGGTGTATTCCCTATCTCTACCGATGATTATGAAAGTTTCCGTGATGCCTTGAACAAACTAAGTTTGAATGATGCATCACTGTTTTTCGAGCCAGAGACCTCATCGGCCCTTGGTTTTGGTTTCCGCATCGGCTTCTTAGGTCTGCTGCACATGGAGATCATTCAGGAGCGTCTTGAGCGTGAATATAATCTCGACTTAATCACCACTGCGCCAACAGTAGTGTATGAGATTGTTAAGACCAGTGGTGATACCATCTATGTTGATAACCCATCGGATCTGCCAGCAATTAATAATATTGCTGAGATGCGTGAGCCGATTGTTGAGACCAATATTCTGGTACCAAAAGATTACCTAGGTAACGTTATAACCTTGTGTGTCGAGAAACGTGGCGTACAGAAAAACATGGTGTATCACGGGAACCAAGTAGCGATCACTTATGAGTTGCCAATGGCGGAAGTGGTCATGGACTTCTTCGATCGCCTTAAGTCAACCAGTCGCGGTTATGCTTCACTTGAGTACAACTTTGTTCGGTTTGAGCCTGCCGATATGGTGCGCTTAGATATCTTGATCAATGGCGACAGAGTCGATGCGTTAGCGATGATTATCCACAAAGGTCTGATCCGTACTAAGGGTCTAGCACTCGTGAATAAGATGAAAGAGCTTATTCCGCGTCAGATGTTTGATATTGCGGTTCAGGCAGCTGTTGGCAGTCAGATCATCGCACGTTCATCCATCAAGGCGATGCGTAAAGATGTAACGGCTAAGTGTTACGGTGGTGACGTTTCCCGTAAGAAGAAACTGCTTAATAAGCAGAAAGAGGGTAAGAAACGCATGAAGTCTGTGGGTAACGTTGAAGTACCACAGGAAGCCTTCCTTGCCGTTCTTAAGCTCAACGATTAA
- the acpS gene encoding holo-ACP synthase, whose amino-acid sequence MIVGLGTDIAEIERIEQKVPAAGDIKGLESCRLAKRVLTEPEMAIFIASKQPARYLAKRFAAKEAAAKALGTGIGRGVSFQHIEISNDTNGAPLISFNGGAADRLASLGGARAHISIADEKHYATATVILES is encoded by the coding sequence ATGATTGTTGGTTTGGGTACCGATATTGCTGAGATTGAACGTATTGAGCAGAAGGTGCCTGCTGCAGGTGATATTAAGGGTTTAGAAAGTTGCCGTTTAGCTAAACGCGTGCTCACCGAGCCTGAAATGGCAATCTTTATCGCTTCAAAACAACCTGCTCGGTATCTGGCGAAACGCTTTGCCGCTAAAGAAGCTGCGGCTAAAGCGTTAGGTACAGGTATTGGCCGCGGAGTCTCTTTTCAACATATCGAAATTAGCAATGATACTAATGGTGCGCCATTAATTAGCTTCAACGGTGGAGCGGCAGATAGGTTGGCATCTCTTGGTGGTGCTCGCGCCCATATCTCAATTGCCGATGAGAAACATTACGCCACAGCTACCGTCATTCTTGAGTCGTGA
- the lepB gene encoding signal peptidase I, whose translation MAAYFSLILVLVTLCSGLVWMADALLLAPKRREKLAMAQAADANISEEIAEKITREPALVETSRSIFPVIAFVLILRSFIYEPFQIPSGSMMPTLLVGDFILVEKFTYGLKDPVWRSQLVDNGKPERGDVAVFKYPVDPKIDYIKRVIGLPGDRIVYRNKQLYIQPACAEGAETCPELKQVPRVSVNQGEFTHNGTPLLRYTEKLGDVSHDILIDPSRPEPLSYYFREGNLPVGEFIVPEGQYLMMGDNRDNSTDSRFWGFVPEENLVGKAVAIWISFEFERSKADFLPSWIPTGVRFERVGGIT comes from the coding sequence ATGGCAGCCTATTTTTCCCTCATTCTGGTACTGGTGACCCTGTGCAGTGGCTTAGTTTGGATGGCCGATGCACTGTTACTTGCACCTAAGCGTCGTGAAAAGCTTGCGATGGCGCAAGCAGCTGATGCCAATATTAGTGAGGAGATTGCCGAGAAGATCACCCGTGAGCCAGCACTTGTTGAGACTTCACGTTCAATATTTCCTGTGATCGCTTTTGTACTGATTTTACGCTCATTTATCTATGAGCCGTTTCAGATCCCGTCGGGTTCTATGATGCCAACCCTGTTAGTGGGGGATTTTATTCTGGTTGAGAAGTTTACTTACGGCCTAAAAGATCCTGTGTGGCGCAGTCAGCTTGTGGATAATGGTAAGCCTGAGCGTGGTGATGTGGCGGTATTTAAATATCCGGTCGATCCTAAAATTGATTACATTAAGCGTGTGATAGGTTTGCCTGGCGATCGTATCGTTTATCGTAATAAGCAGCTTTATATTCAACCAGCCTGCGCTGAAGGTGCTGAAACTTGTCCTGAGTTGAAACAGGTGCCGCGCGTGTCTGTCAATCAAGGCGAATTTACTCACAATGGTACGCCTCTGTTGCGCTATACAGAGAAACTTGGCGACGTCAGTCATGATATCTTAATTGACCCAAGTCGCCCTGAGCCGCTCAGTTACTACTTCCGCGAAGGTAACTTGCCTGTGGGTGAGTTTATCGTTCCAGAGGGTCAATACCTGATGATGGGTGATAATCGTGATAACAGTACAGACAGTCGTTTCTGGGGATTTGTGCCTGAAGAGAACTTAGTCGGTAAGGCGGTCGCGATCTGGATTAGCTTTGAGTTTGAACGCTCTAAAGCTGACTTCTTGCCAAGTTGGATCCCAACTGGTGTGCGTTTTGAACGTGTAGGTGGTATTACATAA
- a CDS encoding sigma-E factor negative regulatory protein codes for MDKLGQEWVSAAVDGEVDEQALAELAANKDSHEQWRDYHMIGDAMRGELPKTMNLDLSASIAAAIELEPAILAPAQPKLEETQVAKKSNVIPMFKQFGQYAIAASVALVAVIGVQNYSQETAIDASPLPVLNTRPLVGSVTPVSLQTGPVQQNQGFSNVQMKEQRQRINAYIQDHMLQQRLNNGVKIEDNSGVDSIPVSN; via the coding sequence ATGGATAAATTAGGTCAGGAATGGGTATCCGCTGCCGTCGATGGTGAAGTCGATGAGCAGGCGTTGGCTGAACTTGCAGCTAACAAGGATTCACATGAGCAGTGGCGTGATTATCATATGATAGGCGACGCAATGCGTGGTGAGTTACCTAAGACAATGAACTTAGACCTCTCAGCTAGTATCGCTGCCGCAATTGAACTGGAGCCAGCTATTTTAGCCCCAGCTCAGCCTAAGCTTGAAGAGACACAAGTGGCTAAGAAGTCGAATGTGATCCCTATGTTTAAGCAGTTTGGCCAATATGCCATCGCTGCAAGTGTTGCCTTAGTTGCTGTTATTGGTGTTCAAAACTATAGCCAAGAGACAGCTATCGATGCATCACCACTACCTGTGCTGAATACGCGTCCACTTGTGGGCAGTGTTACGCCTGTGAGTCTGCAAACTGGTCCAGTTCAACAAAACCAAGGTTTCAGTAATGTTCAGATGAAAGAGCAGCGTCAACGCATCAATGCTTATATTCAAGATCATATGTTGCAACAGAGATTGAATAATGGGGTTAAAATAGAAGACAATAGTGGAGTTGATTCCATTCCTGTGAGTAACTAG